The genomic DNA CCCAGGTTGTTGAGCACGCCTTCGAACTCCTCGCCGCCATGCAGCGCGATGGGCTCTTCGGTGATGTCCGGGCGCTGCACGCTGCCCAGGGTGGCGTCCAGCGCAAAGCCGCTCGCGCGGACGGTCTTCACGGCGCCGTCCAGGGCTTCCCACACCTTGGCGGCGGTGGCGGCGTCGTCCATCTTCAGGCCGGCGGGCGTGGCCACGGGTTGTGCCGGATCGAACGGCACGCGGTGCACGCCGGGGATGTTGCGCGCGGTGCGCCAGAACTCGCGGAACACATGGGCGCCGCGCGCGTCCAGGTTGTTGCGGCGGTCCCAGCCCTTCAGGGCGGCGCAGCCGCCGCGCGACTCTGCCGAGGGCGCCTTGTCGCAGGCGGCCAGCAGGTCGGGCACCACCACCTGGGCCATGAAGTTGCGGTTCTGGAACAGCTGGTCCTGGATGGCCTGCGGCGTGACCTTGCCGCGGCCGAGCATCTCGGGGATTTCCGCGAGGCCGGCGCGCGTGCGGGGCCGCGTGAGGCTGGCGTCGCCCACCATGGGCGAGATGCCGTCAAACTTCTGCCCCGGGTGGGTGTAGACAAAGCTGTCGTTGCTGTTGTGCACCCAGTCCGTGCGGAAGGCCACGGGCATGCGGCCGATGGGGATCAGGCCCGGGACGGGCGATGCGCTGTCGCGGTGCCAGTCGCAGTCGGCGCGCGATCCGTTCAGCACCACCAGGCCTGCGGCGGCCCGCAGCGCGGCGGCGGGCTGGCTGGGGGCGCAGCGCGCGAGCTGCGCGGCGTCCATGTCCGGCACCACGCTCACGTCGGCGTACATGGCCTGTCCGCTGCGGTCGGCCGCCAGGGTGTTCACCCAGGGCAGGCCCAGGTTGGCGTGCGCCTTGTGCAGATCCTGCACCGAGCGGGCGCGCGCAAAGGCCAGGGCCGCATCCATCATGCGGGTGTTGCCGGTGTTGGCGTCGCGCAGGGCGTAGGCGGTCCTGGCGTTCCAGGTCAGGCCGGCGCGGGGCACCACCACCAGCGGGCCCCAGCGGGTGGACCACACGGTGTGCTCGCGCGCCTGGAGCTTGCCGTCCGGGCCGGGAACCTGGGCGCTGACCTTGCGGGCCGTCATCTTCTCCGGCTTGCCGTCCACCAGGTAGGTCGTGGGATCGCCCTCGGCCAGCGTCACTTCGTAGAAGGTGAAACGCTTGCCGGTGGACACCGTGTGCGACCAGGCGACATCTTTGTTGAAGCCGATGGAGACCATGGGGTAGGTGCCGATGCCCACGCCCATCACATCCATTTGGCCGGGGATGGTGAGGTGCATTTCATAGAAGCGGTTGGGGCCGCTCCACGGAAAGTGCGGATTGCCCAGCAGCATGCCGCTGCCGTTGGCCGTCACGTCCTTGCCAAAAGCCCAGGCGTTGGAGCCCAGGGGCGAGTCGAGCAGGCCCACGTCGCGCAGGGCCTGGGCGGCGTCGGCCAGGTCCACGCCAGGGGCGGGGGCCTGCGCGGCCTTGGCGGCGGGCGGCTGGGCGCCCAGCATGCCGTCGGCCAGCGCGGCGATGCCGGCCTGCACGGCCACCACTTCGGCCATGCGGCGGTACTGCGCCAGCGTCATGGGCTGCACCCAGGGCTTGCCGCGGCAGGCATCGGGCAGCGCGGCGGCGTTGTCGGCCAGGTAGCGGTTGTAGCCCGCCACGTAGCCGCGCGCCATGGCCTGCACCTGCGGGCTCGTGGCCGCCCAGTGGCGCTCCAGCGCTTCGTCGTCCATGTGGGCGGCCATGAACAGGTCGATCTGTTCGTTGGGAATGTAGCGACGCCCCAGCAGGCCGATGGCCTGGCCGCCGAAGGTGCTGCTGCGCTGGCCGCGCGCGGTCACGAGCTGGTCGGCCGTCATGCAGACGTTGTCCTGCGCATAGGCATAGGCCACGCCGTAGGCCAGCGATTCGGGGTCCTGCGCGGTGATGTGCGGAATGCCGTAGGTGGTGCGCTCGATGGTCACGCCGCGGTCGCTGCCCGCCGCGCCGGGCTGGATGGCGCAACCCGCCAGAAAAAGGGCGGCGCAGGCAGCGGCGAGGGTGGTCAATGCCGTCGTCTGGCCGGCGGTGGCTGGGGTCTGTCGCATGGGTTCAGGTCTCCTGGGTGTTGGACCCGCGGGCGGTTCGCATCGCCGGCGGGGTGCTGTGGTCGCGCAACCATGCTACTGCCCGGTAACACCTCAACGGGGTGGTGGTCTGGCCACGAATGGTGGCAATATCGCCACCATGTCCACCCGCACCACCGTCCTTTCGTCCTGCGTGAATGTGGGCATCCTCTGGGGGCGCGACAGCATTGCCAGCACGGCCACCGCGGTGGTGGACGCCCTGCGTGCCATGAACATGCTGGCCGCCATGCGGCCCGGTGGCGCGCAGCCCGCGCTGCGCTGGTTCTGGCTGCCGATGCCGCATGAGGGCGATGCCACCCCGCCCCCCGTGCCAGCAGGGGGCGATGGCTCGCAAGGCCCTCTGCACGTGGTCGTCATCCCCGGCTGGCTGGTGCCCACGGGGCCCCAGTTGCGCGAGGTCAGCAGCCGCTACAGCCAGCACTTCGGCGCCATGCTGCACAGCCACCTGCGCGGGGGCGGCAGGGCCCTGGCGCTGTTCAACGGCTCCAGCCTGCTGGCCCACTGCGGGTTGCTGGCGGGGCGCAAGGCGGCGCTGCCGTGGGTGTTCGCGCCGTCCATCGTGCTGCAGTCCAGCGAGAGCGGGCCGGCTGCCGCCGATGGAGCGCCTCCTGCCGACGTGGTGTGGCAGCGGGAGCAGGCCTGGCAACGCGATGGCGCCCTGTGGACCACGGCATCCCTGCAGGACACCCTCCCAGCCGTGCTGGACCTGCTCGGCCACACGCCCGCCGCCGAACTGGCGCAGGCGGCAATGCACGCGCTGCTGTTCGACCGGGAGCGGCAGCTGACGGCCACCGCCGCCATGGAAACCCCCACCGGCCATCCGCTGGCCGCGGGCGCCCTGGAGCTGGCGCGGCGCTGGCTGCAGGCCCACCGCAACGAACCCTACAGCCTGCAGGCCACGGCCCGCGCCGCTGCCACCAGTCCGCGCACCTTGCTGCGCTGGTTTGCCCAGGTGCATGGCGAAAGCCCCCAGGACTACCTGCACCGCCTGCGCATCGCCCAGGCGCAGGCGTTGCTGCAGACCACCTACCTGACCGTGGAAGATGTGGCGCAGCAATGCGGCTACAGCGACACGGGCAGCTTTCGCAAGGTGTTCGCCCGCGTGTGCGGGGTGACGCCGGGGGCCTACCGCCAGCGCTTCAAGCTGCGCACTTCGCGCAAGCAGTGGCTGGCGCGGCAGGCCCCGCCCGGGGCCGACAGCGCAGGAGAAGCCTGACAGGCCGGCACGGCGGGTGCACAAGCCACCCGGCCGCAGCCCGCCCGCGCCGGGCCACAGGCGATAATCCATGGTTGCTATTGAAATAAT from Acidovorax sp. A79 includes the following:
- a CDS encoding helix-turn-helix domain-containing protein, which produces MSTRTTVLSSCVNVGILWGRDSIASTATAVVDALRAMNMLAAMRPGGAQPALRWFWLPMPHEGDATPPPVPAGGDGSQGPLHVVVIPGWLVPTGPQLREVSSRYSQHFGAMLHSHLRGGGRALALFNGSSLLAHCGLLAGRKAALPWVFAPSIVLQSSESGPAAADGAPPADVVWQREQAWQRDGALWTTASLQDTLPAVLDLLGHTPAAELAQAAMHALLFDRERQLTATAAMETPTGHPLAAGALELARRWLQAHRNEPYSLQATARAAATSPRTLLRWFAQVHGESPQDYLHRLRIAQAQALLQTTYLTVEDVAQQCGYSDTGSFRKVFARVCGVTPGAYRQRFKLRTSRKQWLARQAPPGADSAGEA
- a CDS encoding penicillin acylase family protein codes for the protein MRQTPATAGQTTALTTLAAACAALFLAGCAIQPGAAGSDRGVTIERTTYGIPHITAQDPESLAYGVAYAYAQDNVCMTADQLVTARGQRSSTFGGQAIGLLGRRYIPNEQIDLFMAAHMDDEALERHWAATSPQVQAMARGYVAGYNRYLADNAAALPDACRGKPWVQPMTLAQYRRMAEVVAVQAGIAALADGMLGAQPPAAKAAQAPAPGVDLADAAQALRDVGLLDSPLGSNAWAFGKDVTANGSGMLLGNPHFPWSGPNRFYEMHLTIPGQMDVMGVGIGTYPMVSIGFNKDVAWSHTVSTGKRFTFYEVTLAEGDPTTYLVDGKPEKMTARKVSAQVPGPDGKLQAREHTVWSTRWGPLVVVPRAGLTWNARTAYALRDANTGNTRMMDAALAFARARSVQDLHKAHANLGLPWVNTLAADRSGQAMYADVSVVPDMDAAQLARCAPSQPAAALRAAAGLVVLNGSRADCDWHRDSASPVPGLIPIGRMPVAFRTDWVHNSNDSFVYTHPGQKFDGISPMVGDASLTRPRTRAGLAEIPEMLGRGKVTPQAIQDQLFQNRNFMAQVVVPDLLAACDKAPSAESRGGCAALKGWDRRNNLDARGAHVFREFWRTARNIPGVHRVPFDPAQPVATPAGLKMDDAATAAKVWEALDGAVKTVRASGFALDATLGSVQRPDITEEPIALHGGEEFEGVLNNLGRQEPAPLNARGLRIDYGTSYVQTVTFDAKGPVAQAILTYGQSTNPASPHANDQMRLFSAKQWHTLPFHREDVVKARIGEPLRLVRH